In Equus przewalskii isolate Varuska chromosome 15, EquPr2, whole genome shotgun sequence, a single genomic region encodes these proteins:
- the WDR6 gene encoding tRNA (34-2'-O)-methyltransferase regulator WDR6 isoform X3, protein MAASPITGWTARGEGSSLDISSGRPWVLLPVAKGAVARRRGGQGRLVSRELCSPLGSSSCSGSRIDMDAHEDYVWPRATSELILLPVTGLECVGDRLLAGEGPDVLVYTLDFGGHLRMMKRVQNLLGHYLIHGFRVRPEPNGDLDSEAMVAVFGSKGLRVVKVSWGQGCFRELWRSGLWNMSDWIWDARWLEGNMALALGHNSVVLYDPVVGCILQEVPCTDRCTLSSACLIGDTWKELTIVAGAISNQLLVWYPAAALIDNKPVAPDRRVSGHVGVIFSMSYLESKGLLATASEDRSVRIWKVGDLRVPGGRVQNIGHCFGHSARVWQVKLLEDYLISAGEDCVCLVWSHEGEILQAFRGHQGRGIRAIAAHERQAWVITGGDDSGIRLWHLVGRGYPGSGVSALCFKSRSRPGALKAVTLAGSWRLLAVTDAGALYLYDLEVKCWEQLLEDKRFQSYCLLEAAPGPEGFGLCAMANGEGRVKVVPINTPTAAVDLTLFHGKVYSLSWALRGYEELLLLASGPGGVVACLEISAAPSGKAIFVKERCRYLLPPSKQRWHTCSAFLPPGDFLVCGDRRGSVLLFPSRPGLLKDLGVGGKTGAGTGALGAGSGSGGGENALAEWGPVSTLPSLHGKQGVTSVTCHGGYVYTTGRDGAYYQLFVRGGQLQPVLRQKSCRGMNWLAGLRMVADGSMVILGFHANEFVVWSPRSHEKLHIINCGGGHRSWAFSDTEAAMAFAYLKDGDVMLYRALGGCTRPHVILRESLHGREITCVKRVGTITLGPEFGVPNFMQPDHLDPSSEGSGLIDIVITCSEDTTVCVLAFPTATGSAHALTAVCNHISSVRAVAVWGIGTPGGPQDPRPGLTAYVVSAGGRAEIHCFSIMVTPDPSTPSRLACHVMHLSSHRLDEYWDRQRNRHRMVKVDPETRYMSLAVCELDQPGLGPLVAAACSDGAVRLFLLQDSGRRLQLLAETFHHKRCVLKVHSFMHEAPNQRRRLFLCSAATDGSLAFWDLTTVLDHGSTALEPPTDPGLPYPSIDQRLTFWRLGHGEPTFMNSTVYHVPDVADMDCWPVSPEFGHRCALGGQGLEVYNWYD, encoded by the exons ATGGCGGCCTCGCCAATCACGGGCTGGACTGCGCGGGGCGAAGGGTCGTCATTGGACATCAGCAGTGGGCGACCCTGGGTTCTGCTACCTGTTGCTAAGGGCGCTGTAGCTCGGCGGCGGGGCGGACAAGGAAGGCTTGTCTCGCGAGAGCTCTGCTCACCTCTTGGCTCTAGCAGCTGCAGCGGCTCGAGGATCGACATGGACGCTCACGAGGATTACGTTTGGCCGCGGGCAACCTCGGAGCTCATACTCCTCCCGGTCACGGGTCTGGAGTGCGTGGGGGACCGGCTGTTGGCGGGTGAG GGGCCGGATGTCCTGGTGTACACCTTGGATTTTGGTGGACATCTGCGGATGATGAAACGAGTGCAGAACCTGCTTGGCCACTATCTTATCCATGGGTTCCGGGTACGACCAGAACCCAACGGAGACCTTGACTCGGAGGCCATGGTGGCTGTGTTTGGGAGCAAGGGACTCCGGGTTGTGAAAGTTAGCTGGGGACAGGGCTGCTTCCGGGAACTCTGGCGCTCTGGCCTGTGGAACATGTCTGACTGGATTTGGGATGCACGTTGGCTTGAGGGGAACATGGCCTTGGCCCTGGGCCATAATTCAGTGGTGCTGTATGACCCCGTGGTAGGCTGCATCCTGCAGGAGGTGCCCTGCACGGACAGGTGCACTCTCTCCTCAGCCTGTTTGATTGGAGACACCTGGAAGGAGCTGACCATAGTGGCGGGTGCCATTTCCAATCAGCTCCTGGTCTGGTACCCAGCAGCTGCCTTAATAGACAATAAGCCCGTGGCCCCTGACCGACGAGTCAGTGGGCATGTGGGTGTCATCTTCAGCATGTCGTACCTGGAAAGCAAGGGCTTACTGGCCACGGCTTCAGAAGACCGAAGTGTTCGCATCTGGAAGGTGGGTGACCTGCGGGTGCCTGGGGGTCGGGTACAAAATATTGGGCACTGCTTTGGGCACAGTGCACGTGTATGGCAGGTCAAGCTCCTAGAGGATTACCTTATCAGTGCAGGAGAGGACTGTGTCTGCTTGGTATGGAGCCATGAAGGTGAGATCCTCCAGGCCTTTCGGGGCCACCAGGGCCGTGGGATCCGGGCCATAGCTGCTCATGAGAGGCAGGCCTGGGTGATCACTGGAGGCGACGACTCAGGCATCCGGCTATGGCACCTGGTAGGGCGTGGGTACCCAGGTTCAGGAGTCTCAGCTCTCTGCTTCAAGTCCCGTAGCAGGCCAGGTGCCCTCAAGGCTGTGACGCTGGCTGGCTCATGGCGACTACTGGCAGTGACTGATGCAGGGGCCCTGTACCTCTATGACCTTGAGGTCAAGTGCTGGGAGCAGCTGCTGGAGGACAAGCGCTTCCAGTCTTACTGCCTCCTGGAGGCAGCCCCTGGTCCTGAGGGCTTCGGACTGTGTGCCATGGCCAATGGGGAGGGTCGTGTCAAGGTTGTCCCCATCAACACTCCAACTGCAGCTGTGGACCTGACCCTGTTCCATGGGAAGGTGTACAGCCTGAGCTGGGCCCTGCGTGGCTATGAGGAGCTCCTGTTGCTGGCATCAGGCCCTGGCGGCGTGGTGGCTTGCCTAGAGATCTCAGCTGCGCCCTCTGGCAAGGCCATCTTTGTCAAGGAACGTTGCCGGTACCTGCTACCTCCAAGCAAGCAGAGATGGCACACATGCAGTGCCTTCCTACCCCCAGGTGACTTCCTGGTGTGCGGGGACCGCCGGGGCTCAGTGTTGCTGTTCCCCTCCAGACCAGGTCTGCTCAAGGATCTTGGGGTTGGAGGCAAGACTGGGGCTGGTACTGGAGCACTTGGAGCGGGTAGTGGCAGTGGTGGGGGTGAGAATGCCTTGGCCGAGTGGGGCCCTGTGTCCACCCTCCCTTCTCTGCATGGGAAGCAGGGTGTGACTTCAGTCACCTGCCATGGAGGCTATGTGTACACCACAGGGCGCGACGGCGCCTACTACCAGCTCTTTGTGCGAGGCGGCCAACTCCAGCCAGTCCTAAGGCAGAAGTCCTGTCGAGGCATGAACTGGTTGGCTGGGCTCCGCATGGTGGCTGATGGGAGCATGGTCATCCTGGGTTTTCACGCCAATGAGTTTGTGGTGTGGAGCCCCCGGTCGCACGAGAAGCTGCACATCATCAACTGTGGTGGAGGGCATCGCTCCTGGGCCTTCTCTGATACCGAGGCGGCTATGGCCTTCGCTTACCTCAAGGATGGGGATGTCATGCTGTACCGGGCTCTGGGTGGCTGCACCCGGCCACACGTGATTCTCCGGGAGAGCCTGCATGGCCGTGAGATCACTTGTGTAAAGCGTGTGGGCACCATCACCCTGGGGCCTGAATTTGGGGTGCCCAACTTCATGCAGCCTGACCACCTTGATCCCAGCAGCGAGGGGTCTGGCCTGATTGACATCGTGATCACATGCAGTGAGGACACTACTGTCTGTGTCCTGGCATTCCCCACAGCCACAGGCTCAGCCCATGCACTTACAGCTGTTTGTAACCATATCTCCTCGGTGCGTGCAGTGGCTGTGTGGGGCATTGGCACCCCAGGTGGCCCTCAGGATCCTCGGCCAGGCCTGACCGCCTATGTGGTATCTGCGGGGGGCCGGGCTGAGATACACTGCTTCAGCATCATGGTCACCCCAGACCCTAGCACCCCAAGCCGCCTCGCCTGCCATGTCATGCATCTTTCGTCCCACCGGCTAGATGAGTACTGGGACCGTCAGCGCAATCGGCACCGGATGGTCAAGGTGGACCCAGAGACCAG GTATATGTCTCTAGCTGTGTGTGAGCTTGACCAGCCTGGCCTTGGTCCCCTTGTAGCTGCAGCCTGTAGTGACGGGGCAGTGAG GCTCTTTCTTTTGCAGGACTCTGGGCGGCGGCTGCAGCTCCTAGCTGAAACCTTCCACCACAAGCGGTGTGTCCTGAAGGTCCACTCCTTTATGCATGAGGCACCCAACCAGCGGCG GAGGCTGTTCCTCTGCAGTGCAGCCACCGATGGAAGCCTGGCCTTCTGGGATCTCACCACCGTGCTGGACCATGGCTCCACTGCCCTGGAGCCTCCAACGGACCCCGGGCTTCCCTACC CCTCCATCGACCAACGGCTGACCTTCTGGCGTCTGGGGCATGGTGAGCCCACCTTCATGAACAGTACAGTGTACCATGTACCAGACGTGGCCGACATGGACTGTTGGCCTGTGAGCCCTGAGTTTGGCCACCGCTGTGCTCTTGGGGGCCAGGGGCTTGAGGTTTACAACTGGTATGACTGA
- the WDR6 gene encoding tRNA (34-2'-O)-methyltransferase regulator WDR6 isoform X5: MMKRVQNLLGHYLIHGFRVRPEPNGDLDSEAMVAVFGSKGLRVVKVSWGQGCFRELWRSGLWNMSDWIWDARWLEGNMALALGHNSVVLYDPVVGCILQEVPCTDRCTLSSACLIGDTWKELTIVAGAISNQLLVWYPAAALIDNKPVAPDRRVSGHVGVIFSMSYLESKGLLATASEDRSVRIWKVGDLRVPGGRVQNIGHCFGHSARVWQVKLLEDYLISAGEDCVCLVWSHEGEILQAFRGHQGRGIRAIAAHERQAWVITGGDDSGIRLWHLVGRGYPGSGVSALCFKSRSRPGALKAVTLAGSWRLLAVTDAGALYLYDLEVKCWEQLLEDKRFQSYCLLEAAPGPEGFGLCAMANGEGRVKVVPINTPTAAVDLTLFHGKVYSLSWALRGYEELLLLASGPGGVVACLEISAAPSGKAIFVKERCRYLLPPSKQRWHTCSAFLPPGDFLVCGDRRGSVLLFPSRPGLLKDLGVGGKTGAGTGALGAGSGSGGGENALAEWGPVSTLPSLHGKQGVTSVTCHGGYVYTTGRDGAYYQLFVRGGQLQPVLRQKSCRGMNWLAGLRMVADGSMVILGFHANEFVVWSPRSHEKLHIINCGGGHRSWAFSDTEAAMAFAYLKDGDVMLYRALGGCTRPHVILRESLHGREITCVKRVGTITLGPEFGVPNFMQPDHLDPSSEGSGLIDIVITCSEDTTVCVLAFPTATGSAHALTAVCNHISSVRAVAVWGIGTPGGPQDPRPGLTAYVVSAGGRAEIHCFSIMVTPDPSTPSRLACHVMHLSSHRLDEYWDRQRNRHRMVKVDPETRYMSLAVCELDQPGLGPLVAAACSDGAVRLFLLQDSGRRLQLLAETFHHKRCVLKVHSFMHEAPNQRRRLFLCSAATDGSLAFWDLTTVLDHGSTALEPPTDPGLPYRLGTPCLTLQAHSCGVNSLHTLPTHEGHLVASGSEDGSLHVFVLAVEVPELEEAVGGAELVPQLHVLEEYSVPCAHAAHVTGLKILSPSLMVSASIDQRLTFWRLGHGEPTFMNSTVYHVPDVADMDCWPVSPEFGHRCALGGQGLEVYNWYD, translated from the exons ATGATGAAACGAGTGCAGAACCTGCTTGGCCACTATCTTATCCATGGGTTCCGGGTACGACCAGAACCCAACGGAGACCTTGACTCGGAGGCCATGGTGGCTGTGTTTGGGAGCAAGGGACTCCGGGTTGTGAAAGTTAGCTGGGGACAGGGCTGCTTCCGGGAACTCTGGCGCTCTGGCCTGTGGAACATGTCTGACTGGATTTGGGATGCACGTTGGCTTGAGGGGAACATGGCCTTGGCCCTGGGCCATAATTCAGTGGTGCTGTATGACCCCGTGGTAGGCTGCATCCTGCAGGAGGTGCCCTGCACGGACAGGTGCACTCTCTCCTCAGCCTGTTTGATTGGAGACACCTGGAAGGAGCTGACCATAGTGGCGGGTGCCATTTCCAATCAGCTCCTGGTCTGGTACCCAGCAGCTGCCTTAATAGACAATAAGCCCGTGGCCCCTGACCGACGAGTCAGTGGGCATGTGGGTGTCATCTTCAGCATGTCGTACCTGGAAAGCAAGGGCTTACTGGCCACGGCTTCAGAAGACCGAAGTGTTCGCATCTGGAAGGTGGGTGACCTGCGGGTGCCTGGGGGTCGGGTACAAAATATTGGGCACTGCTTTGGGCACAGTGCACGTGTATGGCAGGTCAAGCTCCTAGAGGATTACCTTATCAGTGCAGGAGAGGACTGTGTCTGCTTGGTATGGAGCCATGAAGGTGAGATCCTCCAGGCCTTTCGGGGCCACCAGGGCCGTGGGATCCGGGCCATAGCTGCTCATGAGAGGCAGGCCTGGGTGATCACTGGAGGCGACGACTCAGGCATCCGGCTATGGCACCTGGTAGGGCGTGGGTACCCAGGTTCAGGAGTCTCAGCTCTCTGCTTCAAGTCCCGTAGCAGGCCAGGTGCCCTCAAGGCTGTGACGCTGGCTGGCTCATGGCGACTACTGGCAGTGACTGATGCAGGGGCCCTGTACCTCTATGACCTTGAGGTCAAGTGCTGGGAGCAGCTGCTGGAGGACAAGCGCTTCCAGTCTTACTGCCTCCTGGAGGCAGCCCCTGGTCCTGAGGGCTTCGGACTGTGTGCCATGGCCAATGGGGAGGGTCGTGTCAAGGTTGTCCCCATCAACACTCCAACTGCAGCTGTGGACCTGACCCTGTTCCATGGGAAGGTGTACAGCCTGAGCTGGGCCCTGCGTGGCTATGAGGAGCTCCTGTTGCTGGCATCAGGCCCTGGCGGCGTGGTGGCTTGCCTAGAGATCTCAGCTGCGCCCTCTGGCAAGGCCATCTTTGTCAAGGAACGTTGCCGGTACCTGCTACCTCCAAGCAAGCAGAGATGGCACACATGCAGTGCCTTCCTACCCCCAGGTGACTTCCTGGTGTGCGGGGACCGCCGGGGCTCAGTGTTGCTGTTCCCCTCCAGACCAGGTCTGCTCAAGGATCTTGGGGTTGGAGGCAAGACTGGGGCTGGTACTGGAGCACTTGGAGCGGGTAGTGGCAGTGGTGGGGGTGAGAATGCCTTGGCCGAGTGGGGCCCTGTGTCCACCCTCCCTTCTCTGCATGGGAAGCAGGGTGTGACTTCAGTCACCTGCCATGGAGGCTATGTGTACACCACAGGGCGCGACGGCGCCTACTACCAGCTCTTTGTGCGAGGCGGCCAACTCCAGCCAGTCCTAAGGCAGAAGTCCTGTCGAGGCATGAACTGGTTGGCTGGGCTCCGCATGGTGGCTGATGGGAGCATGGTCATCCTGGGTTTTCACGCCAATGAGTTTGTGGTGTGGAGCCCCCGGTCGCACGAGAAGCTGCACATCATCAACTGTGGTGGAGGGCATCGCTCCTGGGCCTTCTCTGATACCGAGGCGGCTATGGCCTTCGCTTACCTCAAGGATGGGGATGTCATGCTGTACCGGGCTCTGGGTGGCTGCACCCGGCCACACGTGATTCTCCGGGAGAGCCTGCATGGCCGTGAGATCACTTGTGTAAAGCGTGTGGGCACCATCACCCTGGGGCCTGAATTTGGGGTGCCCAACTTCATGCAGCCTGACCACCTTGATCCCAGCAGCGAGGGGTCTGGCCTGATTGACATCGTGATCACATGCAGTGAGGACACTACTGTCTGTGTCCTGGCATTCCCCACAGCCACAGGCTCAGCCCATGCACTTACAGCTGTTTGTAACCATATCTCCTCGGTGCGTGCAGTGGCTGTGTGGGGCATTGGCACCCCAGGTGGCCCTCAGGATCCTCGGCCAGGCCTGACCGCCTATGTGGTATCTGCGGGGGGCCGGGCTGAGATACACTGCTTCAGCATCATGGTCACCCCAGACCCTAGCACCCCAAGCCGCCTCGCCTGCCATGTCATGCATCTTTCGTCCCACCGGCTAGATGAGTACTGGGACCGTCAGCGCAATCGGCACCGGATGGTCAAGGTGGACCCAGAGACCAG GTATATGTCTCTAGCTGTGTGTGAGCTTGACCAGCCTGGCCTTGGTCCCCTTGTAGCTGCAGCCTGTAGTGACGGGGCAGTGAG GCTCTTTCTTTTGCAGGACTCTGGGCGGCGGCTGCAGCTCCTAGCTGAAACCTTCCACCACAAGCGGTGTGTCCTGAAGGTCCACTCCTTTATGCATGAGGCACCCAACCAGCGGCG GAGGCTGTTCCTCTGCAGTGCAGCCACCGATGGAAGCCTGGCCTTCTGGGATCTCACCACCGTGCTGGACCATGGCTCCACTGCCCTGGAGCCTCCAACGGACCCCGGGCTTCCCTACC GGCTGGGCACCCCCTGCCTGACCCTCCAGGCTCACAGCTGTGGTGTCAACAGCTTGCACACCTTGCCCACACATGAGGGCCATCTTGTGGCCAGTGGCAGTGAAGATGGCTCCCTCCATGTCTTTGTGCTTGCTGTGGAGGtgccagagctggaagaggctgTGGGGGGTGCTGAGCTGGTGCCCCAGCTGCATGTGCTAGAGGAATACTCTGTCCCTTGTGCACACGCTGCCCACGTGACAGGCCTTAAGATCTTAAGCCCAAGTCTCATGGTCTCAGCCTCCATCGACCAACGGCTGACCTTCTGGCGTCTGGGGCATGGTGAGCCCACCTTCATGAACAGTACAGTGTACCATGTACCAGACGTGGCCGACATGGACTGTTGGCCTGTGAGCCCTGAGTTTGGCCACCGCTGTGCTCTTGGGGGCCAGGGGCTTGAGGTTTACAACTGGTATGACTGA